The Vanessa tameamea isolate UH-Manoa-2023 chromosome 27, ilVanTame1 primary haplotype, whole genome shotgun sequence DNA window ataaagatgcaTTGTTCAGCTgactttaaattcattattgtcAAGTGTCAGTAATTTTGatcttgatttttaaataatgttgccatatgtgatttaaaatagaataaaattaagttacattataaGCGGCAATATTCCTTTTACTAGTATCTTTTTCacaattacacaataaatatgaaataaaaatataggtctggttattatttccaaatttattatacagaatTGAACTTAACGCTGATATTGGTCCGAAGAAAATGATGAAAGAAATGCCATTAAAGTTGACATCCAGCCAGTggaattttcataataaacttAAGAACTCCATTTCAAACATTAGTTCCGTCTTTGTAAAAACCTCTTAACGAAATTAATAAGGCCATAAGAAACCACTgcggatttaaataaataaatttgaaaaataaaacaaattgaggGTATTATAGAAAAACGAACAATTTTCTTGACAtgacttttatttctttttcatgCTACTTAaacatagttttaattaaaaaattcagGTTATAATTGAAATCACtttgtttttctataatatattcgggatatagaaataaaagttgtaataagcgtattgctttattttttaatatatttacaattttgttcGATTCAAAGGCCttcttatgtatttaatatattgtaaatttagaGTCACATTAGACCcaacattcaataaatattcgCCAAACCCATTTATTGATTAACAAACTGAGCTACAATTATAAGCCAACATTGTGCTGATAAaattacggttttttttaaagcttatgTAGGTCATTGGATTatgattatttgcaataattttaacccccatatgcatgatgcaaaagtgaaccatttttgagtaatcacgttttttagcttttttttaaataaatcaaaaaggcaacttcaaaaatcaacaaaataaatctatttttttcttctgatttataaaaaagattaaacaatggttatttatcaatattaaaacaataattattggtctaaatttaaaaatgtgagacggaaaacgataatttttttccacaaaaatgacttaaaacaaaaaaaaaatcggtaagAAACTTGTCatacagattattttaaaaacattatctcTCCAAAATTGTATAACAACTGGGAACTTATTtgaaagcaaccgaaataaagtGACCACAAacgacgctggtggaaattcgtatcacctcctaacgggaatacgtcaaattaccaataaccctgtatatatagtACTAGACGCGCTGTCCGGTACTGAAATTTAGCGCACTAGGTTACTAACCTCCCCTCCCGCTTTCTTACCCTTTTCCGTCACTGtgacacaattttaattttgaacaaattgtctaattcgcacgtgacattggcaaaatttaatatgaggtagggctttgtgcaagtccgtctgggtagataccacccactcattatattctaccgccaaacagcagtactcagttttgccgtgttccggtttgtagggtaagtaagccagtgtaactacaggcactaggaacataacatcttagttcattTCTTACAacgtggtggtgaccacttaccatcagatggcccatttggtCGTCCGccaactatattataaaaaaaaactgtttctgGTAGGGACAAATAAAAGCTATAACAAAAACTTGTTTTGTTGTAGACAAATATGTCAGGTAAGATAGTTGTATATgtgttaaacataatattgtggAATTGTAAAGAACGTTTCGTTTTACATTGTATTTTGGTTGGTAGATTTGCTCATGTTCAGCAAAAAGCTTACcctaaaaaaacatactttttcTAGTGTCTTGTAACATTCATTATATCATGGGCCAGGTTATTGGCAAACAGCGCTAAGTCTTTAAATCTAAGTTAAGATTACGGCCTCTAGGACAACCATCAATTTATGTGAAATGTATCTTCCAGCCTCACCCCACAGAATAGTGCCATTTAAGtcgtatataatttcaaaagcaCATCGGCCTATATGTAGTTAGAACGCAGCTCTGTATTCCAAACTGTTGGAGGATATTAAGGGATCGGTTTAGTCTAAGATAGACTTACGAATCATAAGAGGACAGAAACAGGAAACCCGACACATTCAGTATCATACaacattagtatttatttttcactattcTGTTTTGTTTTTGGTTTTGTAATTATGCTATCCAATTAAAAATACCCTTCTTATAAGGTcgtaaaacatacaataataaaaaaaaagttaattgacttttaaaattgtttagatTATCAGTAATTCTGTTTAAGTCACCAACGAAACCATGAACAATaagatttgttttgtttttttctatacCTCTTCCGTACTACATTTTGCGGTgagtttttttacatataattacacaggaatttcagttttattttaatatttagatcgCACATTCAGCCTATATGGTCCAAATTTCAAAATACCTATGttcaattatattgtaaattttgtacagtaaccttcgtcagttttcaaattcattcctttatcaagtcttagtaccttttgaatctaaagcactaaacagacaactgcatataaaattaaactaaaatagttTGATAACtcggttcaaaatagtgtaacatctttggactacgtctagtgtaatatcaacataaaaacgtttttatgtcccaattagtcattacaagatttaaataagatatgatatcttctactgaattgtcaaagtctgtcagtgtcatatattttcttgcaatatcttgtaatcttagaataaaaacgtttgtaatattattcggccgttattttaagtgacggttaatgtaatgacgtgccgtgtgatgagtggttccatcagCACCGGGAAGTGGTAGTGATTCCTTGGTCTTGCCGAAGTGTCTAGGAGGttttcagaggaaccgacatatgctcttgccttgttggatcaatgcgacagtgactacaagctgtgattgatacgaatggcgaatatactcgtttttaataaaataaataagatttgtttaaatgaatatattttaccataattactattttatttactacttccgtcctgcagtttcacccgcgttcccgaagaTTTTGTTTTCCCGGCAttaaaagtatccaatatgCCATATTCCAgaacatattctatctgtgtgcaaaattttatccaaatccgtttagtaaattttacgtgaaagagtaacaaacatccatctaTACCTCaaagaaatcagccagatccatacacacaaactttcgcgtttataatattagtaggcaGTAGGATTattactatgcactctcttttataagagacaagacaatctaatctccgatgttacacgagcattcacgaaggactatgaggtttcgtgaaaagttggtaattatcataccgatGGACGgcatcttattattattattatagcttttaaacgctattatactctttgctagatgcgacttataatgacattgcgacgcaatatgtcatactcaatcggtaaagcaggatATCGCTTATACCGACATCGTCGTCGTCAACTAAGATAAATTAGTAAGTTATGTTGTAAATCAAATCGGTAAATGACTAAAAGACTCGAACAGCAAAAGCAAGCCAAACGAGCATCTAGCAGACATATGGGAGGCAGACTTGCCATACTAGTTActttagattaattaatttttatgataaagaagGTATCGTAAGAGTATACAgcttatagtttaattttttattgtgactTGTATCTTAGCAgtcagttaaattatttttttaatggtaggCAAGCGATGGCAAACTGGAAGAAAACAACGGGAAAGTCATTGAAAATAATACCAAGATGGGCGCCGATgaggtatttaatttttgtttttagattATGTTAAGTTGTTGTAATCAATGTTAATCTTTTCTAAGCAAGTATTAGGAGACtagttttaaaactatatttcatgtttttttttcagatagtGGCATTTCAACCGGAAAACAAAATCTTGAATAAATTGAAAGATGAGAATGATGAGGATGATGAGGATGATGAGGAAAATCAAGTAGCCGAACCAGACGAAGATAGTGATAAAACAATAGAAATACTCCAACAAGACGAAGAATATGATGAAAGAAACGAATTAGTCGAAGCAGacgaagaaaattatataatcaaatcagATGAAGAAAGTGATCAAGAAAATAAAGAATCAGTTAAGCCAGATGACGAAAGCaatgaaaaaaatgaattacTCAAAGCAGACGATGATACATTAAACGATATGGTATTCACATTTTTGCGGTTTTCATATGAATAGAGTATAATATTTCGTCACGTGTATTGTATACATGAAACCGTAttcgcttttaatatatttaaagcctCCATTAAAACTTCAGATTCTGTAATGAAACTTAACTTGGGAtaaggttttgtgcaagcccaccaGGCCCAGGCTAGGTTCCACccatcaagcagcaatacttagtgttggtgtgtgttccggtttgaagtgtgagtgagtaactacaggcacaagggacataacgatTTATCCCCAAGGCTGGTGACGctttggcgatgtgaggaatgatcaatatttcttacagcacatTGTATCTGGATGttgatgaccacttaccctcAGGTGAGTCTCCTGCTGGTTTACCATAAGATCCCATTCCATGAGAAATGTAACCTATTTGCTCGTTTGGTTACCTTATCTATATCAACAAAAAGTTTagcctaaaaaaataatattatacaaattttagtaACTTTCCAAAGAATGTCAAACCCAAAAATAGACTAATATTTCACTGGAATCGTACTAAAAGGCAATGTTTACTAAACTAAAGCCTCCTATATAGTTTACTTTATGTTGTCATTATTAAGACGTATTAACTATGTTATAACAAACAACtaagaattttctttatataaattcgtATTTACGAATGTATATAAAGATAACGAATCATTAGCAGAATATTTTGCGCTCAACTAGggtaaataaaagcaaaaaaaaaaaggtattttaccttgtatttcaatattaaggTACAAGAAGCAAAAACAGCCGGCGATTACGCTGATTTGTTTGGAACTAATCAGCATTATAATATTCCTGATACGTACCAAGATTTTGGAAGAAGATTTGTCTTAAACTATCCATATTACGAGGTAAGAAAACTACGTTAAAGTGACGATAATTATAGTAGACACATCAATAACCACATCTCTGCTCGTTTACAATGGCACAGGCCCAACTATGAGAACTACGATTTGACTTGTATCCTTTACCTGAATAGACTGGCTCTTAAACCTTTCAAATACAAAGCGATAGAAAATTAtggctaacctaacctatagTTATAAAACAAGTCGTGATTACATtggtttgttatttataatatgttttcagaAGAAACCTACATCAGAGGATGCCGCTGAAACTGAGTTAGACAATGCTATAAAGGTAAGGTAATTCAAAATGACTGTAACGCTTCAAAATTTAGTGTTCAGTTTCagcttaataaaatacaataattaacaatatatttgcaGCAACATCTGGCAGCTAAGAAATTATCTGATAGAAGACTTTTACCGCATAAGGTAATAAAAACAGAATGATATACTTTTAAGCAGTTTAAACTCTTAAGTAGTTATTATGTAAAAAGCAAATTCGACATTAGAAACTCGATTCGATTGTTAAATTGTGAAAACGCGGGGAGGCGCTATTTCTCTCTACCTAAAAGATGGTACACTGCAGCGACCAATTTAGTGAAAATATCGTTAGATAACTCGAGGATTCGCTCCTTGGTGTAACGCGCTGCCATGATGTAGTGTAACGACGCTTCGCTTTTGTGCTGACGGCTCGAGTGGATTTCCTAGAGCTGAGCACCTGTGCTTTGTGAAGGTATTATATTAactgactgcctcgttggtcttgtgCGTCTAGTTGGTCTAGTTAAGATATTTTCTGGCAAAGAGCTGCCCGcttttgtattcaattaataaaaacattctaatCTTCCCAATTTTGTCATCCGTTTCTAGACTGTTAAGAgtaaagaggttttattataataacataattattattcgacTTGACAGGCACCACCAGAGTTCGTCCTGGCCATTGCAAAACAATCAGTTCTTTTAGAATCTATGAAACCAAAAAAACccacacataaaataaaaagaaaagataTTCTCAGAACTGGGGTATGTTACTTCACTTCCAGCTAATAACGTAGTTTTAGTAagcctattaaaatatatatcgtgcATCAAAGTAATTTCagcaatattgaaattaaaaaaaaataaaatctaaatatatcatGGCAGGCTGGGAGCTGCCAGAGGCGAACCTTCAAGAGGGCGCACATTGCAGACCCTGCAGAATTTTGTATCACAGGCACACATACAATCAAAACATGataaagcaaaacaaatatacCCTACACTATAACAGGAGATGCGCCATGGCATGTTCCTCTATATAAGTATTTGGAAGGGGGTGAGAGGCTGTTGTGGTCGCAATTCAAATCTTGCCAGATGCACATAGCCTTAACTACGACATTGCTGTTATCATTCCACTTGATCAAAGTAAACACTTAATGATGTAGGTTTATAAACTGAGCAATGTCAATttctaattatttcaataaatattctcAGGATTATTGGAACGATGTGTGGAAAGAAGATGTAGATGTTAATAAAGTCCTACGATCATCcaatacaaatcaaaatgaatTGGTAAGACTTAAACATTGTAGAAACATACATTTAGGGCCGATTCACACCGGAACGCAGAAGCCAGCAGCGGCTGGCAGCAGCCGTAAGCGACCGGTAGGATACGACGAGGCAAAAAAATCAGTACCAGGCTATACCGCTGACAAGACGCGCACGGCCGCCCTTTTCGAACTTCTCAAGCGATTTTGGTCTCTTAACTATGtagataaagtttaaaattatttcacacTAAAAATGCTCGCCGTAACGCTGCTTTCCCGGTATGAATTGAGCTTTATGGTATAAAACACATTAGGCTAAATCCGACTTACAGcacaacagttttttttacgAACTTTTCAATGAATCTCGTATTCAGCGGCAAAGGTAAATTacgatacaaatatatatttactttgtggtaggacAATTTTGCATATGTAAAAGCCCATCTGGCCCGTTGGTACCaacactcatcacata harbors:
- the LOC113392087 gene encoding probable beta-tubulin polyglutamylase, with amino-acid sequence MGADEIVAFQPENKILNKLKDENDEDDEDDEENQVAEPDEDSDKTIEILQQDEEYDERNELVEADEENYIIKSDEESDQENKESVKPDDESNEKNELLKADDDTLNDMVQEAKTAGDYADLFGTNQHYNIPDTYQDFGRRFVLNYPYYEKKPTSEDAAETELDNAIKQHLAAKKLSDRRLLPHKAPPEFVLAIAKQSVLLESMKPKKPTHKIKRKDILRTGDYWNDVWKEDVDVNKVLRSSNTNQNELVRLKHCRNIHLGPIHTGTQKPAAAGSSRKRPVGYDEAKKSVPGYTADKTRTAALFELLKRFWSLNYVDKV